In one Sphingomonas sp. S1-29 genomic region, the following are encoded:
- the gntA gene encoding guanitoxin biosynthesis heme-dependent pre-guanitoxin N-hydroxylase GntA gives MFYWKHEAQDALEKMLFAHVEDRAFPCVGAKAAMAKGTLEVLACNTIDSAWDDVRIHDGLLRFAAAYRGNPGLYRSFAVVFDGPGDLDEPAFEAALWRRVQSLSDKDVWRGQEYDQRVSHDPSNPHFSLSFGGEAFFIVGLHPQASRPARRFGRPTMVFNLHDQFEKLRADGQYENMREKIMVRDEALAGSRNPMLSRHGEVSEARQYSGRIVDDEWAPPFEYRGDAAK, from the coding sequence ATGTTCTATTGGAAGCACGAAGCGCAGGACGCGCTAGAGAAAATGCTCTTCGCGCATGTCGAGGATCGTGCCTTCCCGTGCGTCGGCGCCAAGGCGGCGATGGCGAAGGGAACGCTCGAGGTGCTCGCCTGCAACACGATCGACAGCGCCTGGGACGATGTCCGCATCCATGACGGGCTGCTACGCTTCGCCGCTGCCTATCGCGGCAATCCGGGGCTGTATCGCAGCTTCGCGGTGGTCTTCGACGGCCCCGGCGACCTCGACGAACCTGCGTTCGAGGCTGCCCTGTGGCGCCGGGTCCAGTCGCTGTCGGACAAGGACGTCTGGCGCGGGCAGGAATATGATCAGCGCGTCAGCCACGACCCCTCGAACCCGCATTTCTCGCTGAGCTTCGGCGGCGAGGCGTTCTTCATCGTCGGGCTCCACCCGCAGGCCAGTCGCCCGGCGCGGCGCTTCGGGCGGCCGACGATGGTGTTCAACCTGCACGACCAGTTCGAGAAGCTGCGCGCCGACGGGCAATATGAGAATATGCGCGAAAAGATCATGGTGCGCGATGAGGCGTTGGCGGGCAGCCGCAACCCGATGCTGTCGCGCCATGGCGAGGTGAGCGAGGCGCGGCAATATTCGGGCCGGATCGTCGATGACGAATGGGCACCGCCATTCGAATATCGCGGGGATGCCGCCAAGTGA
- a CDS encoding BamA/TamA family outer membrane protein — MALVSTLVLVPHAAVAQIAPEPAPEQSAPAPQVEGPIIPEAEFEAALPSLSGDINAPLEPMQDFETPAAPPTTADTAPAAQVVAPGVTDPNAIAPQPLSAEATLAEPLPPLATFEVNPPSEVAAGTDTKPVEIRYTTVVEGLEQAGLDDEFEALSALEEGDGEAANATQVAARAREDEELALRLLRSIGHYDATVVSAVEQNPANSGNLRAVLTATPGPMYRFGSIEVKADETVPAGMILRELPLKVGENIDAARVQGAEANVSLKLPQQGYPFAEVGQRDILLDERVFTGAYTLPVTTGPRSSFGTITTEGDPVFEVDHLQVLTRFDAGELYDSRKVDDLRDALIATSLFSTVSVEPQRTGTPGPDGTEQVNLLVRQNKGPARSLTAEAGYGTGQGLRVEGAWTHRNLFPPEGALIANVVAGTQEQGLGVTFRRSNAGRRDRTVSLTASANRSNYEAFEAFTGTLSGRISYDSTPIWQKRITYYYGLELIGTNEDVFDFDLNDRVRRTYGIAAAPLFIGFDTSDDLLNPTKGFRLKLNVSPEAAVQGSARPYGRFMVEGTAYYPIGDSIVLAGRARAGAIAGISRDDLAPSRRYYSGGGGSVRGFGFQELGPRTTEPNPDFDPEDEDSSPTVFRPIGGRSLNEFAIEARYRFGNFGIVPFIDAGQVYDSTLPKGSDLRFGAGIGGRFYTNFGPMRLDVATPIARREGESLIAVYISIGQAF; from the coding sequence CTGGCGCTGGTGTCCACGCTGGTGTTGGTCCCCCACGCCGCGGTTGCGCAAATTGCGCCCGAGCCCGCCCCGGAGCAGTCGGCTCCCGCGCCGCAGGTCGAAGGTCCGATCATCCCCGAGGCCGAGTTCGAAGCCGCGCTGCCCTCGCTTTCGGGCGACATCAACGCGCCGCTCGAACCGATGCAGGATTTCGAGACCCCGGCCGCCCCGCCGACGACCGCCGATACCGCGCCCGCGGCTCAGGTGGTCGCCCCCGGGGTGACCGATCCCAACGCCATCGCGCCGCAACCGCTATCGGCCGAGGCGACCCTTGCCGAGCCGCTGCCGCCGCTTGCGACCTTCGAGGTCAATCCGCCGAGCGAGGTGGCGGCGGGCACCGACACCAAGCCGGTCGAGATCCGCTATACCACCGTGGTCGAAGGGCTCGAACAGGCAGGCCTCGACGACGAGTTCGAAGCGCTCTCGGCGCTCGAGGAAGGCGATGGCGAAGCCGCCAACGCGACCCAGGTCGCGGCGCGCGCGCGCGAGGACGAGGAGTTGGCGCTGCGGCTGCTGCGTTCGATCGGCCATTACGACGCGACCGTGGTGTCGGCGGTCGAGCAGAACCCCGCCAATTCGGGCAATTTGCGCGCAGTGCTCACCGCGACGCCGGGCCCGATGTACCGCTTCGGTTCGATCGAAGTGAAGGCCGACGAGACCGTTCCTGCCGGCATGATCCTGCGCGAGCTGCCGCTGAAGGTTGGCGAGAATATCGATGCTGCGCGCGTCCAGGGCGCCGAGGCGAATGTCTCGCTCAAGCTGCCGCAACAAGGCTATCCCTTCGCCGAAGTCGGGCAGCGCGACATCCTGCTCGACGAACGCGTCTTTACCGGCGCCTACACGCTGCCGGTGACGACCGGACCGCGATCGTCGTTCGGGACAATCACCACCGAGGGCGATCCGGTGTTCGAGGTCGATCATCTGCAGGTGCTGACCCGCTTCGACGCGGGTGAACTCTATGACAGCCGCAAGGTCGATGATCTGCGCGATGCGCTGATCGCCACCAGCCTGTTTTCGACGGTGTCGGTCGAGCCGCAGCGCACCGGCACCCCAGGCCCTGACGGCACGGAACAGGTGAACCTGCTGGTCCGCCAGAACAAGGGGCCAGCGCGCTCGCTGACCGCCGAGGCGGGCTATGGCACCGGCCAAGGCCTTCGCGTCGAGGGCGCCTGGACGCATCGCAACCTGTTTCCCCCCGAAGGCGCGCTGATCGCCAACGTCGTCGCGGGCACGCAGGAACAGGGGCTGGGGGTCACCTTCCGGCGTTCGAACGCCGGAAGGCGCGATCGCACCGTGTCGCTGACGGCCAGCGCCAACCGCTCCAACTACGAAGCGTTCGAGGCGTTCACCGGCACCTTGTCGGGACGGATCAGCTATGATTCGACGCCGATCTGGCAGAAGCGGATCACCTATTATTACGGGCTCGAGCTGATCGGCACCAACGAGGACGTGTTCGACTTCGACCTGAACGATCGCGTCCGCCGAACCTATGGCATCGCCGCGGCGCCGCTGTTCATCGGCTTCGATACCTCGGATGATTTGCTCAATCCGACCAAGGGCTTCCGGCTCAAGCTCAACGTCAGCCCAGAAGCAGCGGTGCAGGGCAGTGCGCGCCCCTATGGCCGGTTCATGGTCGAGGGTACGGCGTACTACCCGATCGGCGACAGCATCGTGCTGGCCGGCCGCGCACGCGCCGGCGCAATCGCGGGAATTTCGCGCGACGATCTGGCGCCCTCGCGGCGTTATTATTCGGGCGGCGGCGGATCGGTGCGCGGCTTCGGATTCCAGGAACTCGGTCCGCGCACGACCGAGCCCAATCCCGATTTCGATCCCGAGGATGAAGACAGCTCGCCCACGGTGTTTCGCCCGATCGGCGGCCGCAGCCTGAACGAGTTCGCGATCGAGGCGCGCTATCGCTTCGGCAATTTCGGCATCGTCCCCTTCATCGATGCCGGCCAGGTGTATGACAGCACGCTGCCCAAGGGATCGGACCTGCGCTTCGGCGCGGGGATCGGCGGGCGTTTCTATACCAATTTCGGCCCGATGCGGCTCGATGTCGCAACCCCGATCGCGCGCCGCGAGGGCGAATCGCTGATCGCGGTCTATATCTCGATCGGGCAGGCGTTTTGA
- a CDS encoding GGDEF domain-containing protein: MLIEPGMTVDLAPDETELLARATRMAGIGAWRCDLDEDRIAWTEGVYGLFGVDRDAPIDRRDIITLYEEASRDQLERVRTDAIARRDGFTIEAKIVRPDAEIRWIRISAKYGAIAGKAGELYGLKQDITADRARWEALRQRADYDSLTGLASRGTFQRDFLDVSAVPGTLVLFDIDGFKPINDRFGHAAGDACLIAVAQRLRAVFAGAAMVARIGGDEFAVVARGTPEAVALRARQALGELALPILCGGEILSLTGSAGLASPTIDAPQSGEALFVAADAALYAGKRAGRNRLVIAPRGNRDDLRYGRSIR; encoded by the coding sequence ATGCTGATCGAACCGGGGATGACCGTCGACCTGGCCCCCGACGAAACGGAGCTGCTGGCGCGTGCGACGCGTATGGCGGGCATCGGTGCATGGCGCTGCGACCTGGACGAGGACCGGATCGCGTGGACCGAGGGCGTCTATGGCCTGTTCGGCGTCGATCGCGATGCACCGATCGACCGGCGCGACATCATCACGCTGTATGAAGAGGCGTCGCGCGACCAATTGGAGCGCGTCCGCACCGACGCAATTGCCCGCCGTGACGGTTTCACGATTGAAGCGAAGATCGTGCGCCCCGATGCCGAGATCCGCTGGATCCGGATCAGCGCGAAATATGGGGCTATCGCCGGCAAGGCCGGCGAACTTTATGGCTTGAAGCAGGATATCACTGCAGATCGTGCGCGCTGGGAAGCCTTGCGGCAGCGCGCCGATTATGATTCGCTCACCGGCCTTGCCAGCCGCGGGACTTTCCAGCGCGACTTTCTCGATGTCTCGGCGGTCCCCGGTACGCTGGTGTTGTTCGACATCGATGGCTTCAAGCCGATCAACGACCGCTTCGGGCATGCCGCGGGCGATGCCTGCCTGATCGCGGTCGCGCAGCGGCTGCGTGCGGTATTCGCGGGTGCCGCGATGGTGGCGCGGATCGGCGGCGACGAGTTCGCGGTGGTCGCCCGCGGTACCCCCGAAGCCGTAGCGCTTCGCGCCAGACAAGCGCTGGGCGAGCTGGCTTTGCCGATCCTTTGCGGCGGCGAAATATTGTCGCTGACCGGATCGGCCGGGTTGGCGTCGCCGACGATCGACGCGCCGCAAAGCGGCGAAGCGCTGTTCGTGGCTGCCGACGCCGCGCTCTATGCCGGCAAGCGGGCAGGTCGCAATCGCCTGGTGATCGCGCCGCGCGGCAACCGCGACGACCTGCGTTACGGACGATCGATCCGATAA
- a CDS encoding YihY/virulence factor BrkB family protein — MTDAATSTDQPDAANASIPGFDSRRPWHHPWPAWRSILFRVYTMMGYHNLSLMAAGVAFYAFLSFVPLLGAVVMTYGLVADPVTVTGHMQTLFELMPAEAAKLISDQLISVVTTAADTAGLALAVALTLSIYGAMRASSAIIQALNVVYEEEEGRNFFKTTLLSALLTIGAVIAAIVGLLSAGALGYLRVFTDLLGPAGVVLIQALTWLVATLIATTAFACVYRYGPDRARARWQWLSVGSLAATVLWLAATFGFGIYAANFANYNATYGALGAVVVLLMWLFVSSYAVLIGAEINAEAERQTGVDSTTGHARPQGERGARMADTLPSKRQVKPRRDKY; from the coding sequence ATGACCGACGCGGCGACCAGTACCGACCAGCCCGACGCCGCGAATGCCAGCATTCCGGGGTTCGATTCGCGGCGCCCCTGGCACCATCCCTGGCCCGCGTGGCGATCGATCCTGTTCCGCGTCTACACGATGATGGGGTATCACAACCTGTCGCTGATGGCGGCGGGGGTCGCCTTCTACGCGTTCCTGTCGTTCGTCCCGCTGCTCGGCGCGGTGGTGATGACCTATGGCCTCGTCGCCGATCCGGTGACGGTGACCGGGCATATGCAGACCTTGTTCGAACTGATGCCCGCCGAGGCCGCCAAGCTTATCTCGGACCAGCTGATCTCGGTCGTCACTACCGCCGCCGACACCGCGGGGCTCGCGCTGGCGGTGGCGCTGACGCTGTCGATCTATGGCGCGATGCGCGCGTCGAGCGCGATCATCCAAGCGCTCAACGTGGTGTATGAAGAGGAAGAGGGGCGCAATTTCTTCAAGACGACCTTGCTGTCGGCGTTGCTGACGATCGGGGCGGTCATCGCCGCGATCGTCGGGCTGCTGTCGGCGGGCGCGCTCGGCTATCTGCGCGTCTTCACCGACCTGCTCGGCCCCGCCGGCGTCGTCCTCATCCAGGCGCTGACCTGGCTGGTCGCGACGCTGATCGCCACCACCGCCTTTGCCTGCGTCTATCGCTACGGCCCCGATCGCGCGCGCGCGCGCTGGCAGTGGCTGTCGGTCGGGTCGCTCGCCGCCACCGTGCTGTGGCTGGCGGCGACCTTCGGCTTCGGGATCTATGCCGCCAATTTCGCCAACTACAACGCCACCTATGGCGCGCTCGGTGCGGTGGTGGTGCTGCTCATGTGGCTGTTCGTGTCGAGCTATGCGGTGCTGATCGGTGCCGAGATCAATGCCGAGGCCGAGCGCCAGACCGGGGTCGATTCGACCACCGGCCATGCGCGGCCGCAGGGCGAGCGCGGTGCGCGGATGGCCGACACGCTGCCTAGCAAGCGCCAGGTAAAGCCGCGCCGCGACAAATATTGA
- a CDS encoding MarR family winged helix-turn-helix transcriptional regulator, producing MSSLHLDSFLPYRLSIASNRVSGVVAITYQAMFGLRIPEWRLVAVLAEGEGATQQALGVATRMDKVTVSRAAIALAERGLVDRLPNPGDQRSHILSLSAAGRALYEQVAPKAIEMEARLFEGFDAAERRQLRAMLERLEAAAAALETERG from the coding sequence ATGAGCAGCCTCCACCTCGACAGTTTCCTTCCCTATCGCCTTTCGATCGCGTCGAACCGCGTGTCGGGCGTGGTCGCGATCACCTACCAGGCGATGTTCGGGCTCCGCATCCCCGAATGGCGGCTGGTCGCGGTGCTCGCCGAGGGCGAAGGCGCGACGCAACAGGCGCTGGGGGTGGCGACGCGGATGGACAAGGTCACCGTCAGCCGCGCGGCAATCGCTTTGGCCGAACGGGGGCTGGTCGATCGGCTGCCCAATCCGGGCGACCAGCGATCGCATATCCTGTCGCTGTCGGCGGCGGGGCGCGCGCTGTACGAACAGGTGGCGCCCAAGGCGATCGAGATGGAAGCGCGGTTGTTCGAGGGCTTCGACGCCGCCGAGCGCCGGCAGCTGCGCGCGATGCTCGAACGGCTCGAAGCGGCGGCGGCGGCACTGGAGACCGAACGGGGTTGA
- a CDS encoding urea carboxylase-associated family protein codes for MSDTIEIPERSGTAFKLAKGDVLVVIDPKGQQVSDLLAFNAHDLGEVISSGRTFDYAERIYLTTGDRLFSNRSNVMLTIVDDSVGRHDFLLTPCSFDTFRLCYENEPPHRGCFGNLAAALEPYGIEPDQIPSAFNCFMNVPVDGETGKLQVLPPLSKAGDRIAFRAEIDLIVGLTACSAKDSNGGSFKPIHYRIDRP; via the coding sequence GTGAGCGACACGATCGAAATCCCCGAACGCAGCGGCACCGCGTTCAAACTCGCCAAGGGCGATGTGCTGGTGGTAATCGACCCAAAAGGGCAGCAAGTGTCCGACCTGCTGGCGTTCAACGCCCACGATCTGGGCGAAGTCATCTCGTCGGGGCGCACCTTCGACTATGCCGAGCGCATCTATCTGACCACCGGCGATCGGCTGTTTTCAAATCGATCGAACGTGATGCTGACGATCGTCGACGACAGCGTCGGGCGGCACGATTTCCTGCTGACCCCGTGCTCCTTCGATACCTTCCGGCTATGCTATGAGAACGAGCCGCCGCACCGCGGCTGCTTCGGCAACCTGGCCGCCGCGCTCGAACCTTACGGCATCGAACCCGACCAGATTCCCAGCGCGTTCAACTGCTTCATGAACGTTCCCGTCGATGGCGAAACGGGCAAGCTGCAGGTGCTCCCGCCGCTCAGCAAGGCAGGCGACCGCATCGCGTTTCGCGCCGAGATCGACCTCATCGTCGGACTGACGGCCTGCTCGGCCAAGGATTCGAACGGCGGCAGCTTCAAGCCGATCCATTATCGGATCGATCGTCCGTAA
- a CDS encoding DUF6771 family protein: MDTQRIEAAILDAPAWAQIGITMDHERVRASAAHELALRIADAIQGCAQVDLQIREIKCPAHAALLTSP; encoded by the coding sequence ATGGACACTCAGCGAATCGAAGCCGCCATATTGGATGCGCCAGCATGGGCGCAGATCGGCATTACCATGGATCATGAGCGGGTGCGGGCCAGTGCCGCGCATGAGCTAGCTTTGCGAATCGCGGATGCGATACAGGGGTGCGCCCAAGTGGACCTGCAAATCCGTGAAATAAAATGCCCCGCGCACGCCGCCCTATTGACTTCGCCGTGA
- a CDS encoding malate synthase G: protein MFPTDRAGLTVAPQLAAFVEQSVLPGLGIDAQGYWQGVAAIFARFAPRNHALLAVRDALQAKIDAWHDANRGGPIDPAAYQAFLREIGYLVDEPAPFTIGTTKVDPEIALLAGPQLVVPVLNARFVLNAANARWGSLYDALYGTDALPGSPSAAGYDAERGAQVIARARAFLDQAVRLASGSWADFTTGLLDLADPSQFVGHNGANLLFVHHGLHIEVVFDRDHPIGATDPAGIADVLMESALTTIVDLEDSIAAVDADDKVAAYANWLGLMRGDLAETFAKQGETLTRTLNPDRSYAIADGRELVLPGRAVLFVRNVGHLMTTPAVLLPGGDEAPEGILDAILTATIALYDLRGLGRYRNSRTGSVYIVKPKMHGPAECAFTNDLFDAVEDLLELNRHTIKVGVMDEERRTSANLAACIEAVRDRIVFINTGFLDRTGDEIHTAMRAGPMVPKGEMKGSGWIKAYEDRNVLIGLAAGFAGRAQIGKGMWAAPDRMADMLEQKIAHPMTGANTAWVPSPTAATLHALHYHQVDVAARRAARAAEPIPALADLLTIPLALGRNWTPQEVARELDNNAQGILGYVVRWVDQGVGCSKVPDIDDVGLMEDRATLRISSQLLANWLAHGIASETEVDAALKRMAAKVDAQNADDPHYQPMAGREDESLAYRAACALVFEGAAQPNGYTEPLLHRFRQQAKAR, encoded by the coding sequence ATGTTCCCCACCGATCGCGCCGGATTGACCGTCGCCCCCCAGCTTGCGGCGTTCGTCGAGCAATCGGTGTTGCCCGGGCTCGGCATCGATGCGCAGGGCTATTGGCAGGGCGTCGCGGCGATCTTCGCGCGCTTCGCCCCGCGCAACCACGCGCTGCTGGCGGTGCGCGACGCATTGCAGGCGAAGATCGACGCCTGGCACGACGCGAATCGCGGCGGCCCGATCGACCCTGCCGCCTATCAGGCGTTCCTGCGCGAGATCGGCTATCTGGTCGACGAGCCTGCGCCCTTCACGATCGGCACGACCAAGGTCGATCCCGAGATCGCTTTGCTCGCCGGGCCGCAATTGGTGGTGCCGGTGCTCAATGCCCGCTTCGTCCTCAACGCCGCCAATGCACGCTGGGGCAGCCTGTACGATGCGCTCTACGGCACCGATGCGCTGCCGGGCAGCCCGAGTGCGGCAGGCTATGACGCCGAGCGCGGCGCGCAGGTGATCGCCCGCGCGCGCGCGTTCCTCGATCAGGCGGTGCGGCTCGCCAGCGGTAGCTGGGCTGATTTCACCACCGGATTGCTCGATCTTGCCGACCCGAGCCAGTTCGTCGGGCACAACGGTGCGAACCTGCTGTTCGTGCATCACGGCCTGCATATCGAAGTCGTGTTCGACCGCGATCACCCGATCGGCGCTACCGACCCGGCGGGGATCGCCGATGTCCTGATGGAGTCTGCGCTGACGACGATCGTCGATCTGGAGGATTCGATCGCCGCGGTCGATGCCGACGACAAGGTTGCGGCCTATGCCAATTGGCTGGGGCTGATGCGCGGCGACCTGGCCGAGACCTTCGCCAAGCAGGGCGAGACGCTGACACGGACGCTTAACCCCGACCGCAGCTACGCGATCGCCGATGGCCGCGAGCTGGTGCTGCCGGGCAGGGCGGTGCTGTTCGTGCGCAATGTCGGTCACCTGATGACGACGCCCGCGGTGCTGCTACCCGGCGGCGACGAAGCGCCTGAGGGGATTCTCGACGCGATCCTGACCGCTACGATCGCGCTGTACGACCTGCGCGGGCTCGGCCGCTATCGCAACAGCCGCACCGGATCGGTCTATATCGTCAAACCCAAGATGCATGGCCCCGCCGAATGCGCCTTCACCAACGATCTGTTCGACGCGGTCGAGGATTTGCTCGAGCTCAATCGCCACACGATCAAGGTGGGGGTGATGGACGAGGAGCGCCGCACCTCGGCCAATCTCGCCGCCTGCATCGAAGCGGTGCGCGACCGGATCGTGTTCATCAACACCGGCTTTCTCGATCGCACCGGCGACGAGATCCACACCGCGATGCGCGCCGGGCCGATGGTGCCCAAGGGCGAGATGAAGGGCAGCGGCTGGATCAAGGCGTATGAGGATCGCAACGTGCTGATCGGGTTGGCGGCCGGGTTCGCGGGGCGCGCGCAGATCGGCAAGGGGATGTGGGCGGCGCCCGATCGGATGGCCGACATGCTCGAACAGAAGATCGCGCACCCGATGACCGGCGCGAACACCGCCTGGGTGCCGTCGCCCACCGCCGCGACGCTCCACGCGCTGCATTACCACCAGGTCGACGTGGCGGCTCGGCGCGCCGCGCGCGCCGCCGAGCCGATCCCGGCGCTTGCCGATTTGTTGACGATCCCGCTGGCGCTGGGCCGCAACTGGACGCCGCAGGAAGTCGCGCGCGAGCTCGACAACAATGCGCAGGGCATCCTTGGCTATGTCGTGCGCTGGGTCGACCAGGGGGTCGGGTGTTCGAAGGTGCCCGATATCGACGATGTCGGGCTGATGGAGGACCGCGCGACGCTGCGGATCAGTTCGCAATTGCTCGCCAACTGGCTGGCGCACGGCATCGCGTCTGAGACCGAGGTCGATGCCGCGCTGAAGCGGATGGCGGCGAAAGTCGATGCGCAGAACGCCGATGATCCGCACTACCAGCCGATGGCCGGACGCGAGGACGAGTCGCTCGCCTATCGGGCGGCATGCGCGCTGGTGTTCGAGGGCGCGGCGCAGCCCAATGGCTATACCGAGCCGCTGCTCCATCGCTTCCGCCAGCAGGCGAAGGCGCGCTGA